The Ketobacter alkanivorans genome includes the window CGTGCACGTCGTTTGACGTTTTCATGCCGAGGCTCAAGTACGGCCTTATTTCGTTGCAAGTGGACACAGATCGTTCAATCAGCCATACCCATCTGTCATCAAAGGCCTGATGCCATTCCGACGCAACTCATCCTAGTACCGCGATGAGTAGTATTAAAGCCCTCTGCCTGAGTGATGGATGACCACATGAGCAACAGATTCTTGAGGGGGCTCGTCTTCTAGCGACTTCCGAAGACGTTTGCAATTGTTAGGCTGGCGTTTCCGGGAATTTTTTTAAGAAGTCGTGGTTCGTCATGCTGGCTGAGACCAGTCCAGCTTACCGTGTTTTCGCAGCAATGCCAAAACGGTAGAACGGCCTTGAATACCACACTTGTTTTGAGCCTGCTTGAAGGTCGGTTCGCCTTTTTAAACAGACTCAACGACACTTAATTCAAAGCCCAGACTGCAAACGCGCTGAGTTAGCGCATTCCAGGTTTGTGGAAAGTGTTTTCCATAAAATAGGCCCCATGTGCGTGAACCTATTTCAGGATGGGACAAGGATATAAAAAAAGCCCGGTCATGACCGGGCTTTTTTTTGGCAACAGCTCGACCTATTCGTCGTCCAACTCAACCGCTTCTGCAGCAATTGGGCGATCAACCAGCTCAACATAAGCCATAGGTGCTTTATCACCGGCACGGAATCCGCATTTTAGAATGCGAATATAGCCACCGGGTCGCTCCTTGTAGCGGGGACCAAGATCAGTAAACAGCTTTCCAACCGCTTCTTTGCTACGAGTACGAGCAAAGGCCAAACGGCGGTTAGCTACACTGTCACTCTTTGCCAAAGTAATCAGAGGCTCTGCATGACGACGCAACTCTTTAGCTTTTGGCAACGTAGTTTTGATCAACTCGTGCTCTACCAGAGAAACTGCCATGTTGCGAAACATCGCTTTACGATGGCTGCTGTTTCTGTTTAATTTACGACCACTTTTACGGTGACGCATCGCTCTTTTCCTTTACAACTTGCGGCCCCGAATGCTCGGAGCAATGGTTTAACGTTTCTTCAGTACGCGCTCATCATCACGCAGACTGCCAGGAGGCCAATTTTCGAGGCGCATACCCAGAGAAAGGCCCTTAGACGCCAATACGTCTTTGATCTCAGTCAATGACTTCTTACCCAAGTTTGGGGTTTTCAGCAACTCAACTTCTGTACGCTGAACCAAGTCACCGATATAGTAAACGTTCTCTGCTTTCAAGCAATTCGCGGAGCGAACGGTAAGCTCAAGATCATCTACTGGACGCAACAAAATCGGATCAATCTCATCGCGTTCTTCAACCTTCTGCGGCTCTGACTCTTTCTCAAGATCCACAAACACGGCCAATTGCTGCTGCAGAATAGTGGCCGCTCGGCGAATAGCGTCTTCCGCATCGATAGTGCCGTTAGTCTCAAGATCGATAACCAGCTTATCCAGATCGGTACGCTGCTCTACCCGCGCACTCTCAACAACATAGGCTACTCGACGAATTGGCGAATATGTCGCATCCAGTTGCAGGCGACCAACGCCACGCGTCTCTTCTTCACTATCACGTCCGTCGGCTGGCTCATAACCGCGACCCTTCTGAATACGAAGCTTCATATTCAGCTTGGTGCCAGCACTCAAGTTGGCGATAACCAACTCTTTGTTCATGATCTCAACATCGTGGTCCAACAGAATATCGCCAGCGGTAACAATGCCGGGACCTTCCTTGTTGATACTCAATAATGCTTCACTTTTTTCATTCAAACGAACAGCGAGATTCTTGAGGTTCAACAGGATGTCAATAACGTCCTCTTGAACACCTTCAAGCGTACTGTACTCATGAACTACGCCATCAATCTCAACTTCTGTTACTGCTGCCCCAGGCATGCTGGACAATAAAATACGACGCAGCGCATTGCCCAGAGTGTGTCCGAAGCCCCTTTCCAAAGGTTCTAACGTGACCTTTGCATGGGTTTCGTTAATTTCCTGAACACCGATAGTCCTTGGTGTTAAAAACTCATTAACAGAGCGTTGCATATAGAGTACCACCTCAACCTTTTGCTTATTTATTACTTAGAATAAAGCTCTACGATTAGGTTTTCGTTGAGTTCTGAGGGAAGATCAGTACGCTCTGGTACAGCCTTGAAAACACCTTCTTTCTTCTTGGTATCCACTTCTACCCAGGACGCAAACCCACGCTGTTCCGCCAATTCCATTGCCGCGCTAACGCGCAGTTGGTTTTTGGCTTTTTCACGCACGGCTACCACATCACCAGGTGAAACCTGGAAAGAAGCCACGTTAACAGTTTGACCATTAACCATAATCGCTTTGTGGCTGACCAACTGACGGGCTTCAGAACGCGTTGAGCCGAAGCCCATACGGTAAACCACGTTATCCAGACGACCTTCCAGCAACTGAAGCAAATTCTCACCTGTGGCGCCTTTCTGACGCGCTGCTTCAGTGTAATAATTTCGGAACTGACGCTCTAGCACGCCGTATATACGACGAACTTTTTGCTTCTCACGCAACTGTGTACCGTAGTCAGACAAACGACCACGACGCTCACCGTGCATACCGGGAGCTTTCTCAGAGCGGCACTTGTTCTCATACGCACGAACACCACTCTTCAAACCAAGATCGGTGCCTTCGCGACGAGACAACTTACATTTAGGGCCTAAGTACCTAGCCATTTATAGGACTCCCATTAAACTCGACGTTTCTTAGGTGGACGACAACCATTGTGTGGAATGGGAGTCACGTCAGTAATACTGTTAATTTTATAGCCACAAGAATGCAGAGCACGTACCGCGGACTCGCGACCAGGGCCTGGGCCCTTAACCATCACTTCAAGATTCTTCAAACCATACTCTTGCGCAGCCAAGCCAGCTTTTTCAGCTGCTACCTGTGCGGCGAAAGGCGTGCTCTTACGAGACCCCCTAAAACCGCAACCACCAGCAGTAGCCCAAGAGAGGGCGTTGCCTTGACGGTCTGACAGAGTAATGATGGTGTTGTTGAAGGAAGCGTGAATGTGCGCCACACCATCAACAACTGACTTCTTAACTTTCTTACGCGTACGCGCTGTTGCTTTAGCCTTAGCCATTTAACTGATTCCTGAACGTTACGCTTTACTTACGAATTGCTTTACGTGGCCCTTTACGGGTACGCGCATTGGTCTTAGTGCGCTGTCCACGAACGGGCAAGCTGCGACGGTGACGCAGACCACGGTAGCAACCCAGATCCATCAGACGCTTGATGTTCATCGACACTTCACGACGCAAATCACCTTCTGTAGGGTGACCGGCTACTTCGTTACGTACCGCGTCAAGTTGCTCATCCGTCAACTCTCTAATCTTGGTAGCTGGGTTTATACCAACTGCTGCACAAATGGCTTGTGCCTTTGTGTTCCCGATACCAAAGATATAGGTCAGAGATATAACCGCATGTTTGTTATCAGGAATATTGACGCCTG containing:
- the rplQ gene encoding 50S ribosomal protein L17; this encodes MRHRKSGRKLNRNSSHRKAMFRNMAVSLVEHELIKTTLPKAKELRRHAEPLITLAKSDSVANRRLAFARTRSKEAVGKLFTDLGPRYKERPGGYIRILKCGFRAGDKAPMAYVELVDRPIAAEAVELDDE
- a CDS encoding DNA-directed RNA polymerase subunit alpha, producing MQRSVNEFLTPRTIGVQEINETHAKVTLEPLERGFGHTLGNALRRILLSSMPGAAVTEVEIDGVVHEYSTLEGVQEDVIDILLNLKNLAVRLNEKSEALLSINKEGPGIVTAGDILLDHDVEIMNKELVIANLSAGTKLNMKLRIQKGRGYEPADGRDSEEETRGVGRLQLDATYSPIRRVAYVVESARVEQRTDLDKLVIDLETNGTIDAEDAIRRAATILQQQLAVFVDLEKESEPQKVEERDEIDPILLRPVDDLELTVRSANCLKAENVYYIGDLVQRTEVELLKTPNLGKKSLTEIKDVLASKGLSLGMRLENWPPGSLRDDERVLKKR
- the rpsD gene encoding 30S ribosomal protein S4, yielding MARYLGPKCKLSRREGTDLGLKSGVRAYENKCRSEKAPGMHGERRGRLSDYGTQLREKQKVRRIYGVLERQFRNYYTEAARQKGATGENLLQLLEGRLDNVVYRMGFGSTRSEARQLVSHKAIMVNGQTVNVASFQVSPGDVVAVREKAKNQLRVSAAMELAEQRGFASWVEVDTKKKEGVFKAVPERTDLPSELNENLIVELYSK
- the rpsK gene encoding 30S ribosomal protein S11 yields the protein MAKAKATARTRKKVKKSVVDGVAHIHASFNNTIITLSDRQGNALSWATAGGCGFRGSRKSTPFAAQVAAEKAGLAAQEYGLKNLEVMVKGPGPGRESAVRALHSCGYKINSITDVTPIPHNGCRPPKKRRV
- the rpsM gene encoding 30S ribosomal protein S13, which codes for MARIAGVNIPDNKHAVISLTYIFGIGNTKAQAICAAVGINPATKIRELTDEQLDAVRNEVAGHPTEGDLRREVSMNIKRLMDLGCYRGLRHRRSLPVRGQRTKTNARTRKGPRKAIRK